Proteins encoded within one genomic window of Eleutherodactylus coqui strain aEleCoq1 chromosome 1, aEleCoq1.hap1, whole genome shotgun sequence:
- the LOC136626624 gene encoding uncharacterized protein, which yields MEAILEKIRAEAEERGLDWLVQLSGEALGAAAVSTAAAAEAGAAGARAEAAGGAEAAAEVRSRRTGAGPAAAAPAGLAKERPRRARAPERLSPEHAPSRRQRLRSASPAPPRSRLPPATPTGRGSRAGRTPAKRRGAAGSVRPRAERGAGPSAAQKAKSLEGVGGCSPGGASEGEQPCNSSSDGRPTVSRGPAAESSGRRATATEVAYVSSAPRRSEAVAVPAERSQPGVSRVQEEQRQDWSAAGGSTAPTQPVGAVPDTGAGCGEGGEEVPVSNLERGKRAVGGLIERSLARRTRAAYCAVWSEWEEWLRQHGGERSEEDRVGLLLSWLGESADLGRSVAKVNQFIAGVAFGFKIRGVEDATKNFLVKQALKGLRRGKGRQDTRRPVSFDVLEKLGEAVDVVCGKEFERRLFRAAFSFAFFGALRVSELVSPSKTVGGGLQAEDVRLVDGRLDLLIRRSKTDQQGRGQVIRLGEVPGASMCPLSAWEQYSKGLNFRTGPFLRHETGEFLSRFQFIAVFKKALEVAGFNNTQFGSHSFRVGAATEASVRGMGEEAVKRIGRWESGRFKSYVRPHLL from the exons ATGGAGGCGATCCTCGAGAAGATCCGGGCGGAGGCAGAAGAAAGGGGGCTGGACTGGCTTGTCCAGCTCTCCGGTGaagccctgggagcagcggcggtatccacggcagcggcggcagaagcaggagcagcgggagCTCGAGCGGAGGCGGCGGGAGGTGCAGAGGCGGCTGCAGAGGTCCGGAGTCGGAGGACAggtgcggggccggcggcggcagcaccagcggggctGGCAAAAGAGCGGCCGCGGAGGGCGCGTGCACCAGAGAGACTGAGCCCCGAGCACGCTCCCTCACGCAGGCAGAGGCTGCGGAGTGCCTCTCCGGCCCCCCCCCGTAGTAGGCTCCCCCcggcaacaccaacaggcagggggagcagggcGGGGAGGACTCCCGCCAAAAGACGAGGTGCGGCGGGCAGCGTGAGgccccgtgctgagaggggggcggggccaagCGCTGCACAGAAAGCAAAGAGCCTGGAAGGGGTTGGGGGCTGCTCACCCGGAGGTGCATCGGAGGGGGAGCAGCCCTGCAACAGTTCAAGTGACGGGCGGCCCACGGTTTCTCGGGGCCCGGCGGCGGAGTCATCCGGAAGGCGTGCGACGGCGACAGAGGTGGCCTATGTTTCTTCGGCACCAAGAAGATCGGAGGCGGTTGCGGTCCCAGCAGAGCGGTCACAGCCCGGCGTTAGCAGAGTCCAGGAGGAACAGCGGcaagactggtcggcggctggtgggtccacagcccctacgcagccag tgggagcggttccggacactggcgccgggtgcggagaaggaggggaggaagtgcccgtctcgaatctggaacgtggtaagcgagcagtggggggcctgataGAACGGTCACTGGCTCGGCGGACTAGGGCAGCATATTGCGCAGTGTGGAGCGAGTGGGAAGAATGGTTGAGGCAGCATGGAGGGGAGCGTTCAGAGGAGGATAGAGTGGGCTTGCTGTTGAGTTGGTTGGGAGAGAGTGCAGATTTGGGTCGGTCAGTGGCAAAAGTGAACCAGTTTATAGCGGGGGTGGCTTTTGGGTTTAAAATACGGGGGGTGGAGGACGCGACAAAAAATTTTTTGGTAAAACAGGCGCTGAAGGGTctgaggagagggaaggggagacaGGACACTAGGCGACCGGTATCAtttgatgttttggagaaattagGGGAGGCGGTTGATGTTGTTTGCGGAAAAGAGTTCGAGCGGCGGTTGTTTAGGGCGGctttttcatttgcatttttcgGGGCCCTACGGGTAAGCGAATTGGTGTCACCTAGCAAGACCGTGGGGggcggcctgcaggcggaggatgTGCGGTTGGTAGACGGGAGGTTGGACTTGCTTATCCGTCGGTCCAAGACGGATCAGCAAGGACGGGGGCAGGTGATCCGGTTGGGTGAGGTGCCGGGGGCCAGTATGTGCCCTCTGAGTGCCTGGGAGCAGtatagcaaagggttaaattttcgCACGGGCCCATTTTTGCGGCACGAGACCGGGGAATTTTTGTCGCGTTTTCAGTTTATAGCGGTGTTCAAGAAGGCCTTAGAGGTGGCGGGTTTTAATAATACACAGTTCGGGTCTCACTCATTTCGGGTGGGGGCGGCGACGGAAGCGTCAGTAAGAGGTATGGGGGAGGAGGCAGTGAAGAGGATAGGTCGGTGGGAGTCAGGGCGTTTTAAATCATACGTGCGACCCCACCTGCTTTAA